One Felis catus isolate Fca126 chromosome D3, F.catus_Fca126_mat1.0, whole genome shotgun sequence DNA segment encodes these proteins:
- the SERPINB7 gene encoding serpin B7 isoform X1, producing MYSANWSEVLRLGQENQKNDVLSSVHHIRVFMMLAAHRSAMTSLAAANAEFCINLFGEMDNSQGNGNVFFSSLSIFTALALVRLGARGDCASQIDKILHFHRVSGWGNSSNTQPGLQSQLKRVLSDINTSHRDYELSIANGLFAEKVFDFHKNYIECAEKLYNAKVERVDFTNDVEDTRYKINKWIENETHGKIKNIFQEGSISSSAVMVLVNAVYFKGKWESAFSKNETLNCRFRSPKCPGKAITMMHQERKFNLSVIRDPPMQVVELKYHGGISMYIMLPENDLSQIENKLTFRNLMQWTDPRKMSSQYVEVFLPRFKIEKNYEIKHHLRALGLKDIFDESRADLSGVAAGGRLYLSKMMHKSYIEVAEEGTEAAAATGNNIVEKQLPESRVFRADHPFLFVIRKDDIILFSGKVSCP from the exons GCTGCGCACCGTTCCGCAATGACCTCCCTTGCTGCAGCGAATGCAGAGTTTTGCATCAACCTGTTCGGAGAGATGGATAACAGTCAAGGGAATGGAaatgtgttcttttcttctctgagcaTCTTCACTGCCCTGGCCCTGGTCCGTTTGGGTGCACGAGGTGACTGTGCTTCTCAGATTGATAAG ATACTTCACTTCCACAGGGTCTCAGGATGGGGAAACTCTTCTAACACTCAG CCAGGACTTCAGTCTCAACTGAAGAGAGTTCTCTCCGACATAAACACATCCCATAGGGACTATGAGCTCAGCATTGCCAATGGTCTTTTTGCAGAAAAAGTGTTTGACTTTCACAAG aaCTATATTGAGTGTGCTGAAAAATTATACAATGCCAAAGTGGAACGAGTTGACTTTACAAATGATGTAGAAGATAccagatataaaattaataaatggattGAAAATGAGACACATG gcaaaatCAAGAACATCTTTCAAGAAGGTAGCATAAGTTCTTCCGCTGTCATGGTGCTGGTGAACGCTGTGTACTTCAAGGGCAAGTGGGAGTCGGCCTTCTCCAAGAACGAAACCCTAAATTGCCGTTTCAGATCTCCCAAG TGTCCTGGGAAAGCAATCACCATGATGCACCAAGAACGGAAGTTCAATTTGTCTGTCATTAGGGACCCGCCCATGCAGGTTGTTGAGCTCAAGTATCATGGTGGCATAAGCATGTACATAATGCTGCCCGAGAATGACCTGTCCCAA ATTGAAAACAAGCTGACCTTTCGGAATCTAATGCAGTGGACCGATCCGAGAAAAATGAGCTCTCAGTATGTCGAGGTGTTTCTCCCTCGGTTCAAGATAGAGAAGAATTATGAAATCAAGCATCATTTAAGAGCCCTGGGGCTGAAGGACATCTTTGATGAATCCAGAGCTGATCTCTCCGGTGTAGCTGCTGGAGGTCGTCTGTATTTGTCCAAAATGATGCACAAGTCATACATAGAGGTTGCTGAGGAGGGCACGGAGGCGGCCGCCGCCACAGGGAATAACATAGTAGAAAAGCAGCTCCCTGAGTCCAGGGTGTTCAGAGCTGATCACCCGTTCCTCTTTGTCATCAGGAAGGATGACATCATCTTGTTTAGCGGCAAAGTCTCTTGCCCTTGA
- the SERPINB7 gene encoding serpin B7 isoform X3, with product MTSLAAANAEFCINLFGEMDNSQGNGNVFFSSLSIFTALALVRLGARGDCASQIDKILHFHRVSGWGNSSNTQPGLQSQLKRVLSDINTSHRDYELSIANGLFAEKVFDFHKNYIECAEKLYNAKVERVDFTNDVEDTRYKINKWIENETHGKIKNIFQEGSISSSAVMVLVNAVYFKGKWESAFSKNETLNCRFRSPKCPGKAITMMHQERKFNLSVIRDPPMQVVELKYHGGISMYIMLPENDLSQIENKLTFRNLMQWTDPRKMSSQYVEVFLPRFKIEKNYEIKHHLRALGLKDIFDESRADLSGVAAGGRLYLSKMMHKSYIEVAEEGTEAAAATGNNIVEKQLPESRVFRADHPFLFVIRKDDIILFSGKVSCP from the exons ATGACCTCCCTTGCTGCAGCGAATGCAGAGTTTTGCATCAACCTGTTCGGAGAGATGGATAACAGTCAAGGGAATGGAaatgtgttcttttcttctctgagcaTCTTCACTGCCCTGGCCCTGGTCCGTTTGGGTGCACGAGGTGACTGTGCTTCTCAGATTGATAAG ATACTTCACTTCCACAGGGTCTCAGGATGGGGAAACTCTTCTAACACTCAG CCAGGACTTCAGTCTCAACTGAAGAGAGTTCTCTCCGACATAAACACATCCCATAGGGACTATGAGCTCAGCATTGCCAATGGTCTTTTTGCAGAAAAAGTGTTTGACTTTCACAAG aaCTATATTGAGTGTGCTGAAAAATTATACAATGCCAAAGTGGAACGAGTTGACTTTACAAATGATGTAGAAGATAccagatataaaattaataaatggattGAAAATGAGACACATG gcaaaatCAAGAACATCTTTCAAGAAGGTAGCATAAGTTCTTCCGCTGTCATGGTGCTGGTGAACGCTGTGTACTTCAAGGGCAAGTGGGAGTCGGCCTTCTCCAAGAACGAAACCCTAAATTGCCGTTTCAGATCTCCCAAG TGTCCTGGGAAAGCAATCACCATGATGCACCAAGAACGGAAGTTCAATTTGTCTGTCATTAGGGACCCGCCCATGCAGGTTGTTGAGCTCAAGTATCATGGTGGCATAAGCATGTACATAATGCTGCCCGAGAATGACCTGTCCCAA ATTGAAAACAAGCTGACCTTTCGGAATCTAATGCAGTGGACCGATCCGAGAAAAATGAGCTCTCAGTATGTCGAGGTGTTTCTCCCTCGGTTCAAGATAGAGAAGAATTATGAAATCAAGCATCATTTAAGAGCCCTGGGGCTGAAGGACATCTTTGATGAATCCAGAGCTGATCTCTCCGGTGTAGCTGCTGGAGGTCGTCTGTATTTGTCCAAAATGATGCACAAGTCATACATAGAGGTTGCTGAGGAGGGCACGGAGGCGGCCGCCGCCACAGGGAATAACATAGTAGAAAAGCAGCTCCCTGAGTCCAGGGTGTTCAGAGCTGATCACCCGTTCCTCTTTGTCATCAGGAAGGATGACATCATCTTGTTTAGCGGCAAAGTCTCTTGCCCTTGA
- the SERPINB7 gene encoding serpin B7 isoform X2: METLLGEKSPSDFCIEESRSFSPCCPWSAWISGAAHRSAMTSLAAANAEFCINLFGEMDNSQGNGNVFFSSLSIFTALALVRLGARGDCASQIDKILHFHRVSGWGNSSNTQPGLQSQLKRVLSDINTSHRDYELSIANGLFAEKVFDFHKNYIECAEKLYNAKVERVDFTNDVEDTRYKINKWIENETHGKIKNIFQEGSISSSAVMVLVNAVYFKGKWESAFSKNETLNCRFRSPKCPGKAITMMHQERKFNLSVIRDPPMQVVELKYHGGISMYIMLPENDLSQIENKLTFRNLMQWTDPRKMSSQYVEVFLPRFKIEKNYEIKHHLRALGLKDIFDESRADLSGVAAGGRLYLSKMMHKSYIEVAEEGTEAAAATGNNIVEKQLPESRVFRADHPFLFVIRKDDIILFSGKVSCP, encoded by the exons GCTGCGCACCGTTCCGCAATGACCTCCCTTGCTGCAGCGAATGCAGAGTTTTGCATCAACCTGTTCGGAGAGATGGATAACAGTCAAGGGAATGGAaatgtgttcttttcttctctgagcaTCTTCACTGCCCTGGCCCTGGTCCGTTTGGGTGCACGAGGTGACTGTGCTTCTCAGATTGATAAG ATACTTCACTTCCACAGGGTCTCAGGATGGGGAAACTCTTCTAACACTCAG CCAGGACTTCAGTCTCAACTGAAGAGAGTTCTCTCCGACATAAACACATCCCATAGGGACTATGAGCTCAGCATTGCCAATGGTCTTTTTGCAGAAAAAGTGTTTGACTTTCACAAG aaCTATATTGAGTGTGCTGAAAAATTATACAATGCCAAAGTGGAACGAGTTGACTTTACAAATGATGTAGAAGATAccagatataaaattaataaatggattGAAAATGAGACACATG gcaaaatCAAGAACATCTTTCAAGAAGGTAGCATAAGTTCTTCCGCTGTCATGGTGCTGGTGAACGCTGTGTACTTCAAGGGCAAGTGGGAGTCGGCCTTCTCCAAGAACGAAACCCTAAATTGCCGTTTCAGATCTCCCAAG TGTCCTGGGAAAGCAATCACCATGATGCACCAAGAACGGAAGTTCAATTTGTCTGTCATTAGGGACCCGCCCATGCAGGTTGTTGAGCTCAAGTATCATGGTGGCATAAGCATGTACATAATGCTGCCCGAGAATGACCTGTCCCAA ATTGAAAACAAGCTGACCTTTCGGAATCTAATGCAGTGGACCGATCCGAGAAAAATGAGCTCTCAGTATGTCGAGGTGTTTCTCCCTCGGTTCAAGATAGAGAAGAATTATGAAATCAAGCATCATTTAAGAGCCCTGGGGCTGAAGGACATCTTTGATGAATCCAGAGCTGATCTCTCCGGTGTAGCTGCTGGAGGTCGTCTGTATTTGTCCAAAATGATGCACAAGTCATACATAGAGGTTGCTGAGGAGGGCACGGAGGCGGCCGCCGCCACAGGGAATAACATAGTAGAAAAGCAGCTCCCTGAGTCCAGGGTGTTCAGAGCTGATCACCCGTTCCTCTTTGTCATCAGGAAGGATGACATCATCTTGTTTAGCGGCAAAGTCTCTTGCCCTTGA